The following nucleotide sequence is from Syntrophobacterales bacterium.
GGCTTTGGCGGGAACGGCTCCAGTAATGGGCCTTGCCGGTTTCCAGGGTTTTTTGCCACGCTTCACGGTTCATGTATGCAACCATCAGCACGTCGCCCGTCTCATAATCCTGCACGACAGCGGGCACAAGCCCTTTCCCTTTTTCAAAATCTGGCTCAGTCATCCTTCCCCCATCTCAAAGTAATATTTCCTCTGTCATTTCCATCCCGGCAAAAAAACAGTCGGCCTTTATAGTCCCTTGAATTCGCTGCGGCAAGAGTTTTTTTGAACACCCATCGCTTAGTAAAAATTTTTGCCGTAGAGCTGCTTGCTTAATCCGCTCAGGTCGGCCCATTTCATTGGTCCGCCCTTATCGGCTGGAAAACCTATCCCCCAGATCATCCCTACATCGATCATCCGAACGTCATCCACTATCCGGCGTTCGAGCAGATCACTGCCGACTTGAACCATGGCTTTTAGAATGCCTTTCTGGATTTCCTCTTCGCTCCTCTTTCGAGATGGACGTTTTGCAATCAACGGCAACACTTCCGGATCGACGCTGCCATCCTTTAAAAAGAAACCCTTTCCCGATTTTTTGAGACCAAGCCTTCCCGCTTCCACGACACTTTTAAGAGTCTCCTGCTCAACCCCCATCCCGACAAATACCTTATAGGGGATGTCTATTCCCACTTCATCGGTAAGCCGGATCGGCCCCACCGGCATTCCAAAGCGGGTCATCGCCGTATCTATCTTCTCGATCGCGTTCCCCTCCTCGAGATACTGAAGCGCATTGGTGAGGTTGGGAAAGAGCATCGCATTGACGACAAACCCGGCGTTGTCGCGGCAGACAAGCGGCCGCTTTCTGATCATGCCGACAAAATTAAGCAGGTTGTCAATCGTCTCCCGGCTGCTATTGTCGCCTTGAATTACCTCTACCAACTGCATCATCCAGACCGGGGAAAAGAAATGGAGACCGGCAAAGCGTTCATTATGGCGGACAAAAGGCGACATGGAGTTGATCGGGATGGAAGAGGTATTGCTGGCGATAAGGCAGTCCTCACGAACCACTTCGCAAAGTTCTTCAAAAACCTGCTTTTTTACCGCGATCGCTTCGAAAACGGCCTCAACGACAATATCCACATCCTTGAAGGCGGGGACGTACTCCGAGACGGTTGTCAGACGGGACATTACTTCATCGACAGGGGCTTTGAGCCTTTTCTTCTCGGCCATCCCTGCGAGCTCCTTTCTGACGAAGGCCCTTCCCGGCTCCAGAGCCTCCGGGATGTCCTTTACCAGAACGGGAAGTTCTGTATTGCGGAGAATCTCGATGACGATTCCCCTTCCCATGGTTCCGAATCCAAGAACCGCGGCGCTCCTCAACTGCTTCGGAACAAAACCCTTAGTCATCATCGCCATGGGTTTATCCGTCATTCCCTTCAGAAAAAAGGTATTGATGCTGCCTTTGGCCTCCTTCGATAAAACAACCTCGACAAAATTTTTGCGTTCGATCTCCAGACCCTGTTCCAGCGGAACCTTTAACCCTTCGTGCATGGACTTCAGCGCCAGCATTGGGGCGGGAAGCTCTCGTCCCCTGGTAACCTTCAGAATGCCTTCTTT
It contains:
- a CDS encoding enoyl-CoA hydratase/isomerase family protein; the protein is MAKVFNMEIDDSGIGVIVFDVAGEKMNTWTEEAFIGFEEIMRTLEAARGIRGIVFISGKPDNFLAGANLKLISEIADSAEARRTVELFHASFSRLESLKFPSVAAIHGHCLGGGLEFALACKARIVREGKNTIIGLPEINVGLFPGGGGTQRLPRLIGYPAMELILRGTMLPAAKAYEMGIVDRMIPAEADLLLAARVFLEEIIAGKAELKRPEQRFSQIDAVAQLAKEGILKVTRGRELPAPMLALKSMHEGLKVPLEQGLEIERKNFVEVVLSKEAKGSINTFFLKGMTDKPMAMMTKGFVPKQLRSAAVLGFGTMGRGIVIEILRNTELPVLVKDIPEALEPGRAFVRKELAGMAEKKRLKAPVDEVMSRLTTVSEYVPAFKDVDIVVEAVFEAIAVKKQVFEELCEVVREDCLIASNTSSIPINSMSPFVRHNERFAGLHFFSPVWMMQLVEVIQGDNSSRETIDNLLNFVGMIRKRPLVCRDNAGFVVNAMLFPNLTNALQYLEEGNAIEKIDTAMTRFGMPVGPIRLTDEVGIDIPYKVFVGMGVEQETLKSVVEAGRLGLKKSGKGFFLKDGSVDPEVLPLIAKRPSRKRSEEEIQKGILKAMVQVGSDLLERRIVDDVRMIDVGMIWGIGFPADKGGPMKWADLSGLSKQLYGKNFY
- the hisI gene encoding phosphoribosyl-AMP cyclohydrolase; translation: MTEPDFEKGKGLVPAVVQDYETGDVLMVAYMNREAWQKTLETGKAHYWSRSRQSLWLKGETSGNFQIVREVRIDCDDDTVLLKVDQIGG